The following are encoded together in the Cicer arietinum cultivar CDC Frontier isolate Library 1 chromosome 2, Cicar.CDCFrontier_v2.0, whole genome shotgun sequence genome:
- the LOC101515611 gene encoding mini zinc finger protein 2-like, which produces MRKRQVVVRRTSSCEDQQRSVKYGECQKNHAANVGGYAVDGCREFMASGEEGTSVALICAACGCHRNFHKREVENEVVSECSSPHSNGT; this is translated from the coding sequence aTGAGGAAGAGACAAGTAGTTGTGAGAAGAACATCATCATGTGAAGATCAACAAAGAAGTGTGAAATATGGAGAGTGTCAAAAGAATCATGCAGCTAATGTTGGAGGTTATGCTGTTGATGGTTGTAGAGAATTTATGGCAAGTGGTGAAGAAGGTACAAGTGTTGCTTTAATTTGTGCTGCTTGTGGTTGTCATAGAAACTTTCACAAAAGAGAAGTTGAAAATGAAGTTGTTTCTGAATGTTCTTCCCCTCACTCTAATGGTACTTGA